DNA sequence from the Zonotrichia leucophrys gambelii isolate GWCS_2022_RI unplaced genomic scaffold, RI_Zleu_2.0 Scaffold_1399_11566, whole genome shotgun sequence genome:
TGTTCGGGCGATGTGAGCGGGGCTTGACTCAGACCACGCCCCCGCCCCGCAACCAAAACAAGTCCGTGCCGCGCATGGCCACGCCCACTGCATAAACCCCGCCCCGTCCCTGCTCGGCCAATCCCCGCCCTCTCCCACCACacaagccccgcccccttttggcgggcgatcctcctccctccctcacccCGCCTCGCGCTCCCATTGGCCGTCTCTTCGCCCGCCTCGCTCTCCCATTGGCCGAATTCCACAGGGGCGGGCCCACCTCTCCCATCCCGCCCCGCCACTGGCCGCGGCGCGGCGGTTTGAAGGCGCGCGGGACACGATGGCAGCGCCGCCGCCTCAGGGCGGTGCCTCAGCGCCCCCGGAGCCGCCCTCGCGGCCCTCGCGGCCCTCGCGGCTGCCGGTGCCGCAGGAGAAGCGGGCTCCGTCCGACGGGCCGCCCGCGGCCCCTCCCCAGCAGGTGCGGAGCGCTCCCCGCGcgggccctgcccggcccggccctgcccgcgccTGACGCCGTTTGTCCCCTGACAGAAACGATTGCGGACCGGGCTCGGGCACGGAGATGCCAAGGCCGCGCCCAAGGCCCCGCTCAGGGCCCCGCTGCGAACGCTGGGCCCCGACGCGGCCGCGAGTAAGAACGGTACGGACGGGACCGGGGGGCAAAAGGGGAGAGCGGGGCAATAAAAGAGGgcttggggggatttgaggggattttggggctgaaaaaGGGGATTCGGGGGCATTTGGGGCTAttaaaggggatttgggggcattgagaggggctctggggcgtttaaaggggatttgggggatttaatgggggtctgggggagTTAATGGGACTTTGGGGGGTttagaggggatttggggggatttagaGGCGTTCTGGGGTAATttaaggggatttggggggatttaatggggatttggggcaggtcAGTGTGACCTGGGGGTGTCAAGGGGATCAAACCCCCgcaatgtccccccaatgtccccagatgGCCCTCGCGAGGCGGCGTCGGTGGCGGCTGCTCCTCGGGCTGGTGAgacctgagacccctccccagtgtccccaggacccctcctcaatgtccccaaccc
Encoded proteins:
- the LOC135442146 gene encoding uncharacterized protein LOC135442146 is translated as MAAPPPQGGASAPPEPPSRPSRPSRLPVPQEKRAPSDGPPAAPPQQKRLRTGLGHGDAKAAPKAPLRAPLRTLGPDAAASKNDGPREAASVAAAPRAGET